The following proteins are encoded in a genomic region of Pangasianodon hypophthalmus isolate fPanHyp1 chromosome 26, fPanHyp1.pri, whole genome shotgun sequence:
- the pros1 gene encoding vitamin K-dependent protein S isoform X1 → MRRQRAEWSGCVLSLLLVAALCQAQHFLLQNTASQFLMRHRRANTVFEESRKGNLERECIEELCSKEEAREIFENIPETEYFYPKYTECLVYYRVNSYNPNNADSGIPQDLRTCVQEINDQCLPLPCSKEGYERCVDGQGTYTCVCKPGWKGLHCEEDIDECKDPDFLAGCKQGCQNTLGSFQCFCYSGYYQHDVIHCIDINECRLHPSQCKEPSRCINSPGSYMCQCPTGYVYNSTYHECQDVDECEQDRCKGLCVNTVGSYTCHCDGRERLKLADDGHSCEQIPECLGLYNHKYGEILYLGEQFTGQPMIYLHFRFPENRNNRFAAEFDFRTFDPEGVILYAESLENSWFMLGLRSGRIEVQFKNQHSVKVTSGGKAINDGQWHVISVEELENSISVKISKEAVMSINNPGNLFMPVNGKLEAKVYIAGFPNRTNSVIKQINPRLDGCIRGWNLMNQGASGVKEYIQGKESKHCFVHVEKGSYFSGAGMAQFNIDYNVGGQWRVDVVMSIRPSSSTGVVFALVSNDAVPLSVSVLTQEPNDAYLQVFLDNIPVVKLESLMLCYPERLEVEMHVSAHDLQISANSSTVSYTKTEALRQALTKLNATMQQPVFTYIGGLPDLPLSSMPVSAYYHGCMEIRVNNQLLDFDEAVSKHNSIKSHSCPPVSPPESISSH, encoded by the exons ATGAGGAGGCAGAGAGCGGAGTGGAGCGGCTGTGTGCTCAGCCTGCTGCTGGTAGCGGCGCTCTGCCAGGCGCAGCACT TCCTCCTACAGAACACTGCGTCCCAGTTTCTCATGCGGCACCGGCGAGCAAACACAGTGTTTGAAGAGAGCAGGAAGGGCAATTTGGAGCGAGAGTGCATTGAAGAGCTGTGCAGTAAGGAGGAGGCAAGGGAGATCTTCGAGAACATCCCTGAGACG gaatACTTCTACCCAAAATATACAG agtgtTTGGTGTACTATCGCGTCAACAGCTACAATCCGAACAACGCAGATTCTGGAATTCCTCAGGACCTCCGCACCTGTGTTCAAG AGATCAATGACCAGTGCTTGCCGCTGCCGTGCTCTAAGGAGGGATACGAGCGCTGTGTTGATGGTCAGGGTACCTATACTTGTGTGTGCAAACCTGGCTGGAAAGGGCTTCACTGTGAGGAGG ATATTGATGAGTGTAAGGACCCAGATTTCCTTGCTGGTTGTAAGCAGGGGTGCCAGAACACACTCGGGAGCTTCCAGTGCTTTTGTTATAGTGGTTACTACCAGCATGACGTGATCCACTGTATAG ATATTAATGAGTGTAGGCTTCACCCCAGCCAATGCAAAGAGCCGTCCAGATGTATCAACAGTCCAGGCTCATACATGTGCCAGTGCCCTACGGGATACGTGTACAACTCTACGTATCATGAGTGCCAGG ATGTGGACGAATGTGAGCAGGACAGATGTAAGGGCTTGTGTGTAAACACAGTGGGCAGCTACACTTGTCACTGTGATGGACGAGAGAGGTTGAAGCTGGCGGATGACGGGCACTCCTGTGAGCAAATCCCTGAATGTCTTGGGCTCTACAACCACAAGTACGGGGAGATACTCTACCTGGGAGAGCAGTTCACAGGCCAGCCTATGATCTACCTGCACTTTCGATTTCCAGAGAACAGAAA CAACAGGTTTGCTGCTGAGTTTGACTTCCGGACGTTCGATCCGGAGGGTGTAATCTTGTACGCTGAATCATTGGAGAACTCGTGGTTCATGCTTGGTTTGAGGAGTGGACGCATTGAGGTTCAGTTCAAGAACCAACACTCTGTTAAAGTCACCAGTGGAGGAAAAGCCATCAACGATGGCCAGTGGCACGTG ATATCAGTAGAGGAGCTGGAGAACAGCATCAGTGTGAAGATCAGTAAGGAGGCAGTGATGAGTATTAATAACCCTGGCAACCTATTCATGCCTGTCAACGGCAAACTGGAGGCCAAAGTTTACATCGCTGGCTTTCCCAATCGCACCAACAGCGTCATTAAACAA atcAACCCCAGATTAGATGGATGCATCCGTGGCTGGAATCTGATGAACCAGGGGGCTTCTGGAGTAAAGGAGTACATTCAGGGGAAAGAGAGCAAGCATTGCTTTGTGCACGTGGAGAAAGGATCCTACTTCAGTGGTGCTGGAATGGCCCAGTTCAACATTGACTACA ATGTTGGTGGTCAGTGGAGAGTAGATGTGGTGATGAGCATTCGACCGTCCAGTAGCACAGGCGTTGTCTTCGCCCTCGTCAGCAACGACGccgtccctctctctgtctctgtgctaaCTCAAGAACCAAACGATGCG TACCTGCAGGTGTTTTTAGACAACATTCCTGTTGTGAAGCTCGAGTCATTGATGCTGTGTTACCCAGAACGCTTAGAAGTGGAGATGCATGTGTCTGCTCATGACCTCCAGATCTCGGCGAACTCCTCCACTGTGTCCTACACTAAGACCGAAGCTCTCAGACAGGCTTTAACCAAGCTCAATGCCACCATGCAGCAACCAGTCTTTACTTATATTGGAGGACTGCCAG atcTCCCCCTGTCCTCCATGCCGGTCTCAGCTTACTACCACGGCTGCATGGAGATCCGTGTGAATAATCAGCTGCTTGACTTTGATGAAGCCGTCAGCAAGCACAACAGCATCAAATCTCACTCCTGTCCCCCAGTTTCCCCTCCAGAGAGCATCTCCTCCCACTAA
- the pros1 gene encoding vitamin K-dependent protein S isoform X2: MRRQRAEWSGCVLSLLLVAALCQAQHFLLQNTASQFLMRHRRANTVFEESRKGNLERECIEELCSKEEAREIFENIPETEYFYPKYTECLVYYRVNSYNPNNADSGIPQDLRTCVQEINDQCLPLPCSKEGYERCVDGQGTYTCVCKPGWKGLHCEEDIDECKDPDFLAGCKQGCQNTLGSFQCFCYSGYYQHDVIHCIDVDECEQDRCKGLCVNTVGSYTCHCDGRERLKLADDGHSCEQIPECLGLYNHKYGEILYLGEQFTGQPMIYLHFRFPENRNNRFAAEFDFRTFDPEGVILYAESLENSWFMLGLRSGRIEVQFKNQHSVKVTSGGKAINDGQWHVISVEELENSISVKISKEAVMSINNPGNLFMPVNGKLEAKVYIAGFPNRTNSVIKQINPRLDGCIRGWNLMNQGASGVKEYIQGKESKHCFVHVEKGSYFSGAGMAQFNIDYNVGGQWRVDVVMSIRPSSSTGVVFALVSNDAVPLSVSVLTQEPNDAYLQVFLDNIPVVKLESLMLCYPERLEVEMHVSAHDLQISANSSTVSYTKTEALRQALTKLNATMQQPVFTYIGGLPDLPLSSMPVSAYYHGCMEIRVNNQLLDFDEAVSKHNSIKSHSCPPVSPPESISSH; the protein is encoded by the exons ATGAGGAGGCAGAGAGCGGAGTGGAGCGGCTGTGTGCTCAGCCTGCTGCTGGTAGCGGCGCTCTGCCAGGCGCAGCACT TCCTCCTACAGAACACTGCGTCCCAGTTTCTCATGCGGCACCGGCGAGCAAACACAGTGTTTGAAGAGAGCAGGAAGGGCAATTTGGAGCGAGAGTGCATTGAAGAGCTGTGCAGTAAGGAGGAGGCAAGGGAGATCTTCGAGAACATCCCTGAGACG gaatACTTCTACCCAAAATATACAG agtgtTTGGTGTACTATCGCGTCAACAGCTACAATCCGAACAACGCAGATTCTGGAATTCCTCAGGACCTCCGCACCTGTGTTCAAG AGATCAATGACCAGTGCTTGCCGCTGCCGTGCTCTAAGGAGGGATACGAGCGCTGTGTTGATGGTCAGGGTACCTATACTTGTGTGTGCAAACCTGGCTGGAAAGGGCTTCACTGTGAGGAGG ATATTGATGAGTGTAAGGACCCAGATTTCCTTGCTGGTTGTAAGCAGGGGTGCCAGAACACACTCGGGAGCTTCCAGTGCTTTTGTTATAGTGGTTACTACCAGCATGACGTGATCCACTGTATAG ATGTGGACGAATGTGAGCAGGACAGATGTAAGGGCTTGTGTGTAAACACAGTGGGCAGCTACACTTGTCACTGTGATGGACGAGAGAGGTTGAAGCTGGCGGATGACGGGCACTCCTGTGAGCAAATCCCTGAATGTCTTGGGCTCTACAACCACAAGTACGGGGAGATACTCTACCTGGGAGAGCAGTTCACAGGCCAGCCTATGATCTACCTGCACTTTCGATTTCCAGAGAACAGAAA CAACAGGTTTGCTGCTGAGTTTGACTTCCGGACGTTCGATCCGGAGGGTGTAATCTTGTACGCTGAATCATTGGAGAACTCGTGGTTCATGCTTGGTTTGAGGAGTGGACGCATTGAGGTTCAGTTCAAGAACCAACACTCTGTTAAAGTCACCAGTGGAGGAAAAGCCATCAACGATGGCCAGTGGCACGTG ATATCAGTAGAGGAGCTGGAGAACAGCATCAGTGTGAAGATCAGTAAGGAGGCAGTGATGAGTATTAATAACCCTGGCAACCTATTCATGCCTGTCAACGGCAAACTGGAGGCCAAAGTTTACATCGCTGGCTTTCCCAATCGCACCAACAGCGTCATTAAACAA atcAACCCCAGATTAGATGGATGCATCCGTGGCTGGAATCTGATGAACCAGGGGGCTTCTGGAGTAAAGGAGTACATTCAGGGGAAAGAGAGCAAGCATTGCTTTGTGCACGTGGAGAAAGGATCCTACTTCAGTGGTGCTGGAATGGCCCAGTTCAACATTGACTACA ATGTTGGTGGTCAGTGGAGAGTAGATGTGGTGATGAGCATTCGACCGTCCAGTAGCACAGGCGTTGTCTTCGCCCTCGTCAGCAACGACGccgtccctctctctgtctctgtgctaaCTCAAGAACCAAACGATGCG TACCTGCAGGTGTTTTTAGACAACATTCCTGTTGTGAAGCTCGAGTCATTGATGCTGTGTTACCCAGAACGCTTAGAAGTGGAGATGCATGTGTCTGCTCATGACCTCCAGATCTCGGCGAACTCCTCCACTGTGTCCTACACTAAGACCGAAGCTCTCAGACAGGCTTTAACCAAGCTCAATGCCACCATGCAGCAACCAGTCTTTACTTATATTGGAGGACTGCCAG atcTCCCCCTGTCCTCCATGCCGGTCTCAGCTTACTACCACGGCTGCATGGAGATCCGTGTGAATAATCAGCTGCTTGACTTTGATGAAGCCGTCAGCAAGCACAACAGCATCAAATCTCACTCCTGTCCCCCAGTTTCCCCTCCAGAGAGCATCTCCTCCCACTAA